GGCAACTGAGGAGAATGCGGTGGTGATGTCTGAAGTGTAATGTATTGCTAGGAAGAGACCGGTCAGAATTTGTACTATTAAAGACAGGCCTAGAAGGGAGCCGAAGTTTCATCAGGCAGAGATATTTGAAGGGGTTGGCAGGTCAATGATGGTATCGTTAGCGATGTTAATAAGAGGGGGAGTTTTGCGTAGGCTGGCCATTAATTTGTTCCTGTAGTTGATCTACAACGGTGGTTTTTCAAGCCATTGGTCCTGGTTAAAATCCTGGTGGGAATAATGACTTATTTAATACTGTTATTACTAATTGGGCTGGTTTTGGGACTTGTAGCAGTTGCTTCCAATCCCTCACCTTATTTTGCTGCTTTAGGGCTGGTTGTGGTATCAGGCATGGGTTGTGGTGTTGTGGTTGTTTGTGGGGgttcatttttgtctttggtgttATTCCTAATTTATTTGGGAGGGATATTAGTAGTTTTTGCTTATTCTGCGGCTTTGGCTGTAGAGCCATATCCGGAGAGTTTTGGGGATTGGTCTGTGGCAATTTATGGTGGGTCTTATGTAGGAGGTGTGGGGGTAGCTTGTCTGTTTTTATGAGGGGGGTGATTTGAAGAGTCTTGAGTACCTGTGGGTGAGTTGTCTAGCTTGTCTGTGTTTCGGGGGGATATGTCAGGAGTTGCGATCATATACTCGCAGGGTGAGTGGATATTGGTTACTGCTGCATGGGTACTTTTGTTAACGTTGTTTGTTGTGTTGGAACTTACACGGGGGTTGGCTCGAGGGGCGTTACGAGTAGTTAGGTTAACATGCATAGTGTAAGAGTTAATGTTagtaaaaataacattaaaaaggtCTTAATTAGACCTTTTTGGGTATTACTTGTGGCGGTAATTATAGGGAGGTTAAGTGAGGTGATAGATTTTGGTcctgtttttttaagtcatattGAATCAATTGTTTTAAGAGCAATTTTTTGTCCGAAGATGAGGGATAATTTAGGAGAGGCGAGGTGAATAATTAAGGGGTAAAATCTGAGTATGTTGGAGAATGAGTGGGTAGAGCGTTTGGGATTTAAGGATGTTTGTTTGGAGGTAATAAGGGCTATTTCAAGGGCGATTAATAAGCCGGTCAAGGTAACTGTAAGTGCGGCGAGCTTAAGAGTAAGGGGTATGGTTATAACGGGGGATTTGGTTGGAGTTAGGTTAAATGCAATGATTAGCCCTGCAATTACACTTCCTCAGGCGAGTCGTTTAATGGATTTAATTAGTGAGTTATCATTTTCATTAATGGGGGATAAAGAGTTGAACCGGGGGTGATTCATTGTTACATAATAGATTATACGAAAGCTGTAAATGGCGGTGAATGAGGTTGCCAGAAGTGTTAATACGAGGGCTCAGGCGTTGAGGTAGGAAGTGTTGAGTGCTTCGATGATAGGATCTTTGGAGAAAAATCCGGTTAAAAAAGGGGTTCCTATTAAGGCAAGGCTCCCTAATGTGAGGCAAGAAGATGTGAAAGGTATAAGTTGGTGAGTTCCTCCTATTTTGCGGATGTCTTGTTCGTTGTTGAGGCTGTGGATAATGGAGCCAGAGGAGAGGAAAAGTATAGCTTTAAAGAATGCGTGAGTACAAATATGGAGAAATGCTAGTTGAGGCATATTAAGTCCGATGGCAATTATTATTAGCCCTAATTGACTTGCTGTTGAGAATGCTACGATCTTTTTGATATCGTTTTGTGTGAGGGCGCAAATAGCGTTAAATAAGGTGGTGAGTGCGCCTAAACATAGACAGAGAGTGAGGATAAAGGGGTTGTTTTCTATTAAGGGGGCTAGACGGATTATTAGGAAAATTCCTGCAACAACTATTGTGCTGGAGTGCAGTAGGGCAGAAACGGGTGTGGGGCCTTCTATGGCTGAGGGGAGTCATGGGTGGAGTCCAAATTGGGCGGATTTTCCTGCTGCTGCCAAGATTAACCCTATAAGGGGGATGGTAAAGTCTTTTTCTTGGGGGGAGCTAAAGATGTTTTGTATTTCTCATGAGTTAAGGTTTATAGCAGTTCAtgctataaataaaattaatccgAGATCGCCGATTCGGTTGTAAAGCACTGCTTGGAGGGCTGCTGTGTTTGCGTCCGCTCGGCCGTACCATCATCCGATTAAAAGGAAGGATATTATTCCTACGCCCTCTCAGCCAATGAATAACTGGAAAATGTTATTAGCGGTTACTAGGATTATTATGGCAATAAGAAATGTGAGGAGGTATAAAGAAAATTTGTTTGCGTAAGGGTCTGAGTGCATATAGTAGGTGGTGAATTCTAGAATTGATCAAGTGATATATAGGGCTACAGAGGTGAAGATAATGGAATATAAGTCAAATTTAAAACTAATGTTGATGTTGAAGTTGGATGTGCATACTCATGATCAGGAGGTGGCGATAGTTTCGGTTCCTTCGTTAAGgaataaaaaaagagggaggAGGCTAATGAAAAACCctgttttaattagatttttaatGAAAGTAGGGGGCCAGTTGATTGGACGGGAGGTGGGGATAAGTGGTCAGACGAGGGGGGTTCAGAGGAGGGCAAGGATAATAATTAGGCTAGATGTTATTGTTAGGTGGGAGTTCACAGCCCTTGCTTGGATTTGCACCAAGATTTTTGATTCCTAAGACCAAGGGATCGTCTGTTATCCTTCAGGGGCGTAAGTAAGCCTTGGGGTTTAACCAAGGGGGCAAAGATTAGCAGTCTTTGTTGCCTTCGGGCCTTTCTTGGTGGATAAGAGGattttaacctttatttttaGAGCCACAGTCTAAGGTCTTGTTTAAACGATATCTACAAAAAGGGGTTCCTAGCAGGAGTTCGGGTTTGAAAGTGAGGAGGAGTAGTGGGACCAGATGTAGAGTTATAAGGAGATGTTCACGAGAGTGAGATGGCTCTAAAAAGATAAGGTGGTTAGTTAGTGAGCCTCGTTGGGTTGTTAAGAAGAGATAAAGTGAATATGCGGCTGTAATAATAGTTCCGGTGCCGGTTAGGGCGATAGTAAAAGGTGATCAATTAAATGTGGAAGAGATAATTGCTAATTCTCCTACAAGGTTGGGTAAGGGGGGTAAGGCAAGATTGGCTAAGCTGGCAATAAATCATCAGATAGTTATTAATGGGAGAATTATTTGCAAACCTCGGGCGAGTGTAAGTTCACGGCTGTGGGTTCGTTCATAATTGGTGTTAGCTAGGCAGAATAAGGCTGAGGAAGTTAAACCGTGGGCGATTATTAAAATTAGTGCCCCAGAATATCCCCAAGGGGATTGAATGAGGATTCCTGCTACTACTAGGCCTATATGGCTTACTGATGAGTATGCGATGAGGCATTTTAGGTCAGTTTGTCGTAGGCAGTTTGAGGCTGTCATAATAATTCCTCATAAAGCGAGGATCATAAATGGATAGGAAAGTTCTTTGGTGAGGGGTTCTAAGGTACTTATTAAGCGCATTATACCATATCCCCCCAATTTTAAGAGTACTGCAGCTAGAACTATGGAGCCTGCGATTGGTGCTTCTACGTGGGCTTTGGGGAGTCAAAGGTGGACACCGTAGAGAGGCATTTTTACTAAAAAGGCCAGGAGGCATCCGGCTCATCATAATTTAGACCCGTATGATAAGAGGTTGGTGGGGCTGTGGTATTGGATTGTTAAGAGAGAGAGGGTTCCAATGTTGTTTTGTAATAATAAAAGGGCAACTAGTAGTGGTAAGGATCCTATgagtgtgtaaaataaaaaatatgtgccTGCGTTTAGGCGTTCTGCTTGGTTTCCCCAAcgagtaataataaaaagagtAGGGATTAGTGTGGCTTCAAATGCGACATAAAACATAATTAATTCAGTGGCGCTAAAGGCCAAGATTAGAAGAATTTGTAATGTAATAAGTAGGGTGATGTATGTGCGTTGTTGGTTAATGAGGTATGTGGTTGTGTGGCAGAGTCCGGACGATATAAACCCAGCTTGAGCTGGTCCGGGGTGGACCAACTTGAGCCGGGTTTTTTTGGTGTGGCAGAGCTCGGACGGAATCAGTCCAGCTGGGGTTAATCCAGAGGTGGTTAGTCCGAGTTGGGTTAGTTTGGTTGGGTTCAATCCTGTGTGGATTAATCCCGACAAGATCATTAATGGTAGAAGTCAGCAAGAGAGGATTAGTAGGGGGGTGGATAGTGGGTCAGTGGCTAAAGTTGTGTTAAGGGAGGATCATCCAGTTTCTGATGGTCATTTCACTCATTGGAGGGTGGTTAGTGAAATAATAAGGCTGTGGGTTAGAGTTGATGTTTGTATTCATTTGGGAGGGGTGAGTCAGGTTGTGGGGATTAGTATGATTGTAGGGATTAGGATCTTTAACATTGTAAGATATTAAGGGCTTGAAGGCGATCGGTTCCGTGGGTTCGGGAGGTAGCTACAAGAAGGGCAAGCCCTGCGCTTGCTTCACAGGCTGAGAAAGCGAGGAGTAATATTGGCGAGGGGGAAAAATTAATGGAACTTAATTGTAAGGTTCATAATGAGAGAGCCATATACAGGGAAAGTATTATTCCTTCTAGGCAGAGGAGTGCGGATAATAAATGGGTTCGATGGAATGTTAGTCCTATTAGGCCGAGGATAAAGCTTGTTGAAAAGGCGAAATGTGTGGGTGTCATTAGGCAATCGTGGAGTTAAACCACGTTCTTTTGAGCCGAAATCAAATGTTTATACCTACAACTAATTACCTATTCAGCTCATTCGAGGCCGCCTTGGGCTCATTCATACATCAGGCCAAGAGTAAGAAGAATGAGAACTGTTGATGCTCAAATAAGTGTGGAGGTAGGGGATGCCAGTTGGGTGCTTCAAGGGAGGGGTAGTAAAAGTGCGATTTCTAAATCAAAAAGTAAGAAGAGGATGGCCACTAGGAAAAAGCGGAGTGAGAATGGGGATCGGGCTGAACCAAGGGGGTTGAACCCGCATTCATAAGGGGATAATTTTTCCAGGTCTGGGCTTATTTGAGGGATTCAAAATGCTACAATAATTAAGATAAGGGAGAGTGTTAAGGTGATTGTTAGAATAGCGGTAAATAGGTTCATTATCTTTTTTTGGACTTTAACCAAAATCGAATGATTGGAAGTCATTCATACTGTTTGTACTAAAAAGATATGATCCTCATCAATAAATTGAGGCATAAAGGAATAGTCAGACAACATCTACAAAATGTCAGTATCAGGCAGCAGCTTCGAATCCAAAATGGTGTTCGGATGTGAAGTGATGGCGAATTTGTCGTAGAAGGCATACTGTTAGGAATGTAGATCCAATAATTACGTGTAGTCCGTGGAATCCTGTTGCTACAAAAAAAGTAGTTCCATAAACGCCTTCACTAATTGAGAAAGGAGCTTCGTAATATTCTATGGCTTGGAGGAAGGTGAAGAAAAAGCCCAGAATAATTGTTAGGGTGAGGGCATTGGTTGCTTGtttacgtttattttttataatgctGTGGTGTGCGGAGGTTACTGTTACTCCAGAGGCTAATAAAACGGCTGTGTTGAGGAGGGGGACTTCAAATGGGTCTAAGGGTAGGATCCCCAAGGGTGGTCAGTATTCACCTAGTTCGGGGGTGGGGGTTAGACTGGAGTGATAAAAGGCTCAGAAGAACCCAAGGAAGAAAAATACTTCTGATGCAATAAATAGAATTATTCCGTAGCGTAAACCTTTTTGAACGATAGGTGAGTGGAGGCCTTGAAAAGTCCCTTCTCGAATAATATCACGTCATCATTGGAGTGTTGTTAGTAGAAGGATAATTAggcttagtattattagtgtggAGGTGTTGAAGTGGAATCAGATGGCTAAGCCAGATGTTATAAGTAAAGCACCAATTGCTCCTGTAAGGGGCCAAGGGCTTGGGTCAACTATGTGGAATGCATGTGTTTGATGGGCCATTATGTGTTTTCTTGTAGGTATAGGGTAAGTAAGAGCACGAAGACATAAGCTTGGAGTATGGCGACAGCTATTTCAAGGAGGGTTAGGGCTAAGAGCAGAATAATTGTTGAGGCGGTGAGTATAATGTTCATGGGAAGTAAAATTATGGCTGCGGAGGAGATAAGGTGTATCAGTAAATGACCGGCTGTTAGGTTAGCGGCGATACGGACGGCGAGGGCGATAGGGCGAATTAAGAGGCTAATAGACTCAATAATAATTAAGGCTGGGATCAAGAGAGTTGGGGTTCCTTCGGGAAGAAGGTGA
This Festucalex cinctus isolate MCC-2025b unplaced genomic scaffold, RoL_Fcin_1.0 HiC_scaffold_97, whole genome shotgun sequence DNA region includes the following protein-coding sequences:
- the LOC144011373 gene encoding LOW QUALITY PROTEIN: NADH-ubiquinone oxidoreductase chain 6-like (The sequence of the model RefSeq protein was modified relative to this genomic sequence to represent the inferred CDS: substituted 3 bases at 3 genomic stop codons); the protein is MTYLILLLLIGLVLGLVAVASNPSPYFAALGLVVVSGMGCGVVVVCGGSFLSLVLFLIYLGGILVVFAYSAALAVEPYPESFGDWSVAIYGGSYVGGVGVACLFLXGGXFEESXVPVGELSSLSVFRGDMSGVAIIYSQGEWILVTAAWVLLLTLFVVLELTRGLARGALRVVRLTCIV